The Candidatus Binatia bacterium DNA segment GCGTCAAAGTTTCCGGCATTCATATCGTCGGCCACTTTGGCGGAGAACCGCCGCGACGCCGAGCGCGAAACCCGCAACGTCAGCAGGCGCTCCACGAACACCGTCAGGGACGCCAGCCCCATCACGAACAGGACACCCGCCACGATCAGGGCGGGCAGGCCCATGTGCTGCCATACTTCAAGGAAATTCAGTTGCATTGCCTCTCCTTATTTGGATCCTCATTCGGCAGATTCGCTGCAGCTATGACAGCTGGAATACGATCTTGATGGGCCGGTACACGCTGATCGGCTTGCCCTGGTAGCGTGCCGGCTCGTACCGCCATTTCTTCACCGCCTGGAGCGCCGCGGTGGTGAAGGGCTCCTCGCCTTCCACCACCTGCACATCTTCCACACGGCCGTTGGTGGTGATACGGATCTTGAGCATCACGGTGGCGGTTTTTCCGGCGTTGCGGGCGGCCTTCGGATACGGCGGTGGCTCGTTCGTCTTCAACGGTTTGGCGCGCACCACGCCTTGGACCTGCTCCGTGATTTCCTCTTTCTTACCGGCGGCGCCGCGGTAGCCTTCTTCGAGTTCGGTCGGGTCGGGTTCCCACACCGCAATGCCCTTGTCCTGGCTCGGATCGGCTTCCGCCGGTGCCTCCTTCGGCATCTCCGTCGGTGCCACCAGCTCTTTCCGTGGCGGGGGCTTGTCCAGCTTCCGCACCTTCATGTCTTTGGGCACGGCTGGCGGCGGCGGCTTGGCTTCTTCAATGGGCTTTGGGGGTGGTGGCGGCGGTGGCGGTTCTTCCTTGAGGACTTTCTCGACGAACTTCACGTCGACCGACTTCTCGGTCGCCATCTGCCTGCCGCCAATGCCGATGACTACCGCCGCCACGCCGATGCCTACGTAGATGATCGACGAGGTGAAGAACGCCGTGACCCAATGCCGCGGCATGTTCTCCGTGCCGCCGTAGTGCCCAAATGTTGAAGAGGCTTGGCTCATTGATTTCTCAGCTGCTTGCCACGGTGAGACGCCGTGCGGCGGCATGTCATCGCAGACCGCCGGCCACCACGGCGGCGAGTTTTCCCCACCGCCGTGGTGATCGAACGCAGAGCATCTAATTCAACTAAGATTACAACCGGGATTCTACCATAGAACTAGAAGTACGCTACCCGCTCGGCGCGGCCAGTCGGCTGCCGCCATCAAGATGCCGAGAAGTTGTAAACCATCTGC contains these protein-coding regions:
- a CDS encoding TonB family protein, which encodes MPRHWVTAFFTSSIIYVGIGVAAVVIGIGGRQMATEKSVDVKFVEKVLKEEPPPPPPPPKPIEEAKPPPPAVPKDMKVRKLDKPPPRKELVAPTEMPKEAPAEADPSQDKGIAVWEPDPTELEEGYRGAAGKKEEITEQVQGVVRAKPLKTNEPPPYPKAARNAGKTATVMLKIRITTNGRVEDVQVVEGEEPFTTAALQAVKKWRYEPARYQGKPISVYRPIKIVFQLS